In the Rhodospirillaceae bacterium genome, one interval contains:
- a CDS encoding class I SAM-dependent methyltransferase — MIEMVPAAGTTTSFEQLNTLCDSLLVPGTRIPTDADVQLADGLLQRNFDSLKISSSALALLGSNPRIVEFVESALSGNTALLDRNFEDGTLIAFLNTPLMKALLRTTPIPSVPVERLLIYIRHRLLKCVIDPNWQPFDEALEAAVSMSIHSFLTEYIFPETPEESRLVERAQESLLNQVAGEPDLFAIAMIGAYRSLSSLPIAGNLDENHALALNILTEDLFRVQIAEPRIELELQGEMPPITDITDKVSLSVQAQYEENPYPRWTAHIDNDAVSPAQIFIGACSGIDMAAFGAPEKCSLLIAGCGTGRVAIEESLLWRSGELLAMDLSAASLAFGQRRAEELGLDHITFVQGDVLELAQLEPSFDYISCMGVLPHMADPLTGWQALVDVCRPGGIIRLGIYSTRGRAAVQHVRETLGDKVQLTSGADIREAREDLVQQLLSGNASENLQHVFSRLDMYSTSMCRDLLFHVHEQDYTIPKIKDAIKRLNLKFCGFVDPTGALMTKYTAFAPADPMGLSLDSWDKFEAANPQTFVTMYDFMVQKPL; from the coding sequence ATGATTGAAATGGTCCCAGCGGCAGGCACGACGACAAGTTTTGAACAGTTAAATACGCTCTGCGACTCTTTGCTGGTGCCAGGAACACGAATTCCGACTGATGCAGATGTTCAGTTGGCCGACGGATTGTTGCAACGTAATTTTGACAGTCTAAAAATTTCTTCTTCTGCGCTGGCCTTGCTCGGTTCAAATCCGCGAATTGTTGAGTTTGTGGAAAGTGCGTTGTCGGGCAATACAGCGTTGCTCGACAGAAATTTCGAAGACGGGACGCTGATTGCCTTTCTGAACACACCTTTAATGAAAGCATTACTGCGCACCACGCCCATCCCCAGTGTGCCGGTTGAGCGTCTGCTGATTTACATACGCCATCGGCTATTAAAGTGCGTAATTGATCCAAACTGGCAGCCGTTTGACGAAGCGCTTGAGGCCGCTGTTTCCATGTCAATCCATAGCTTCCTGACGGAGTATATTTTTCCGGAGACGCCAGAAGAGTCACGGCTTGTCGAGCGGGCACAAGAGTCGCTGTTAAACCAAGTTGCGGGTGAACCCGATTTGTTTGCTATTGCCATGATCGGCGCGTACCGGTCGCTTAGCAGTTTACCAATTGCAGGCAACCTAGACGAAAATCACGCCTTGGCTTTGAATATCCTTACGGAAGACTTGTTCCGTGTTCAGATTGCGGAGCCGCGCATCGAGTTGGAGTTGCAGGGTGAAATGCCACCTATAACCGACATCACAGATAAAGTGTCTTTGTCTGTGCAAGCCCAGTACGAAGAAAATCCATATCCGCGGTGGACGGCACACATTGATAATGACGCTGTGTCCCCCGCTCAGATATTCATAGGCGCATGTAGTGGCATTGATATGGCGGCATTCGGTGCTCCTGAAAAATGTTCTTTGCTGATCGCTGGATGCGGCACAGGCCGGGTTGCCATTGAAGAGAGCCTGTTGTGGCGGAGTGGGGAACTCTTGGCCATGGACCTCTCCGCGGCCAGCTTGGCCTTTGGCCAGCGGCGCGCAGAAGAGTTGGGCTTAGATCATATTACCTTTGTGCAAGGGGATGTTCTTGAGTTAGCCCAACTTGAGCCGTCTTTTGACTACATTTCCTGTATGGGTGTGTTGCCTCATATGGCTGATCCTTTGACCGGTTGGCAGGCGCTTGTGGATGTATGTCGCCCAGGCGGGATCATACGCCTCGGCATCTACAGTACCCGTGGCCGCGCCGCGGTCCAGCATGTGCGCGAAACTCTTGGGGATAAAGTTCAGTTGACCTCGGGTGCAGACATTCGTGAGGCTCGAGAAGATCTGGTTCAACAGTTGCTTTCTGGAAACGCCAGCGAAAACCTGCAACATGTTTTTTCACGGCTGGACATGTATTCCACATCCATGTGCCGTGATCTGTTATTCCATGTGCACGAGCAGGACTATACGATTCCTAAAATTAAAGACGCCATAAAGCGCCTGAACCTAAAATTCTGCGGCTTTGTCGATCCAACTGGCGCGCTGATGACCAAATACACGGCGTTTGCGCCTGCGGATCCGATGGGGCTGAGTTTGGACTCCTGGGATAAATTTGAGGCGGCGAATCCCCAGACCTTTGTTACGATGTACGATTTCATGGTTCAGAAACCGCTTTAG
- a CDS encoding ABC transporter substrate-binding protein, with the protein MRCIQLTTFIKTAALFLVVAIFSSNVMSVCAETNLRVAINGLPPSQFNPYRNTGLPYVYTWSAVFDGLTAIDDKGNVQPALATSWENTDPLTWVFYLRDDVTFSNGRPFTADAVVNAINFLSGDEAMREVVARMMFFLESARAIDDFTVEIKTSVPTPLLPRFFPQLYMVEPDYFQAVGLQAFSEAPIATGPFIVEAVRPERVNFRAFKKGWRPPVADRLEIMTVPDNATRALSVQAGRFDIALQLGPDESKAIQAQGGTQVTWRDAAVWAYNFFPEIQPALKDLRVREALNIAVDRDAIIAALLDGATIPATQPAPPEVYGYNADLPVIPYDPDRARRLLREAGYEEGFKLEMEAVSGSSANDSAVNLTVAQYLNAIGVEMEIRTITVNQLIRNVVEGTWTGSAFALHFNFEPTSDVLRALDTHSCLWANPWYCNEAVMPLIAAAQTELDPVLNLSLRRDIMKFYREDWSALYMYQAPRFAGTAPGVTGLTVVNNVISFDRIVPGQVP; encoded by the coding sequence ATGAGATGCATTCAGTTGACCACTTTCATCAAAACCGCAGCTCTTTTTTTGGTGGTTGCGATATTCAGCTCCAACGTCATGTCTGTCTGCGCGGAGACAAACCTGCGGGTGGCGATCAATGGCCTGCCACCGAGTCAGTTTAATCCTTATAGAAACACCGGGTTGCCCTATGTGTACACCTGGAGTGCCGTTTTCGATGGCCTAACAGCCATAGATGATAAGGGCAATGTCCAGCCTGCCCTGGCAACATCCTGGGAAAACACCGATCCATTGACGTGGGTTTTTTATTTGCGGGATGATGTCACGTTCTCAAACGGACGTCCGTTCACGGCGGATGCCGTTGTTAATGCGATCAATTTTCTGTCGGGTGATGAGGCGATGCGGGAAGTGGTCGCCCGCATGATGTTCTTTCTTGAGTCCGCGCGTGCGATTGACGACTTCACGGTTGAAATAAAAACCTCAGTGCCAACGCCGCTGCTGCCGAGGTTTTTTCCGCAGCTTTACATGGTTGAGCCGGACTATTTTCAAGCTGTGGGTCTGCAAGCGTTTTCAGAAGCGCCTATAGCAACCGGGCCTTTTATTGTCGAAGCGGTCAGGCCGGAGCGGGTTAATTTTCGTGCCTTTAAAAAAGGCTGGCGACCACCGGTCGCGGATCGGCTGGAAATTATGACGGTGCCTGACAATGCAACGCGTGCTTTATCCGTGCAGGCGGGACGTTTTGACATCGCGCTCCAACTTGGTCCCGACGAGTCAAAAGCCATTCAGGCTCAGGGCGGTACGCAGGTCACGTGGAGGGATGCGGCTGTCTGGGCCTACAACTTTTTTCCAGAGATACAACCTGCCCTGAAGGACCTTCGTGTGCGTGAAGCCCTGAATATTGCGGTAGATCGTGACGCTATTATTGCGGCCTTGCTCGACGGGGCGACCATTCCGGCCACGCAACCAGCACCACCAGAGGTGTATGGCTATAACGCCGATTTGCCTGTGATCCCTTACGATCCGGATCGTGCCCGCCGCTTGCTGCGCGAAGCCGGATACGAAGAGGGGTTTAAACTTGAGATGGAGGCGGTCTCGGGGTCCAGCGCCAATGACAGCGCGGTGAATCTCACTGTTGCCCAGTATCTCAATGCCATTGGGGTTGAGATGGAAATACGGACCATCACGGTCAATCAACTTATCCGCAATGTTGTCGAAGGAACGTGGACGGGGTCTGCCTTCGCGCTGCATTTTAATTTTGAGCCAACGTCCGATGTCCTGCGGGCGCTGGATACTCACTCCTGTCTGTGGGCCAACCCGTGGTACTGCAACGAGGCTGTTATGCCGCTTATCGCGGCGGCACAAACTGAATTAGATCCAGTGCTGAATCTGTCTTTGCGGCGTGATATCATGAAGTTCTACCGTGAGGACTGGTCGGCATTGTATATGTACCAGGCTCCTCGTTTTGCGGGAACGGCCCCTGGTGTGACGGGCTTGACCGTGGTGAACAATGTGATTTCATTTGATCGTATTGTGCCCGGTCAAGTGCCTTAA